A genomic segment from Nocardiopsis sp. Huas11 encodes:
- a CDS encoding serine/threonine-protein kinase: MTTPLTPSDPTTIGPYSLDARIDAGGQGTVYLGRAADGSPAAVKVLTGLWGQDGRQRARFARELAAARTVAPFCTAAVLDADMDADVPYIASEYVPGPTLRSAVTDEGPRTGAALDRLAIAIVTALAAVHEAGVVHRDLKPGNVILGPDGPRVIDFGIARFTDATQQTTTVAGTPAYMAPEQIQGLPASPAGDMFSWAAVMAFAATGRHAFPGENTMAVIDRVLSQEPELEGVPERLLPVLRRCLDKDPAARPSAVQVLDRLIGRTPSAAAPVARTAVLEEVSTAVDQGTARIRVGPWVPFAAGTADPATGGAATEEAVEGGAADATAAGPEPDTSAGPAPGTSNGAGASPQGEHIQRGPADAGAGPAADPAGGGSAGHGGSGGAGAPGTGAGDRWSPDEAPTEREGFPAPGGVAPTARIGGAPTRALSSRPGRVSGGRRSDRRRRRPALVTAGLVAVLGVLAAVLLWSSERGALDPAVPTGSTPSDTPADTVSDEPSHSQEEAPAEAVEEDGSPAPVEEGTHEPEWTPPTTDCHADPHAEGCAGTGGCEDDPAACEETTDEGDPGTGEDTDGGGEGGGTGGGGEEGAGEGTGDGTGGAGPDAGGGTAPRDGEFTTTGDDGES, translated from the coding sequence ATGACGACTCCCCTGACCCCCTCCGACCCGACCACCATCGGCCCCTACTCCCTGGACGCCCGCATCGACGCCGGCGGGCAGGGCACCGTGTACCTGGGCCGCGCCGCCGACGGCTCGCCCGCCGCGGTCAAGGTGCTGACCGGGCTCTGGGGGCAGGACGGGCGCCAGCGGGCGCGTTTCGCCAGGGAGCTGGCCGCGGCCCGCACGGTCGCCCCGTTCTGCACCGCGGCGGTGCTGGACGCCGACATGGACGCGGACGTGCCCTACATCGCCAGCGAGTACGTCCCCGGGCCGACCCTGCGCTCGGCGGTGACGGACGAGGGCCCGCGCACGGGGGCGGCGCTGGACCGGTTGGCGATCGCCATCGTCACGGCGCTGGCCGCCGTGCACGAGGCGGGCGTGGTGCACCGCGACCTCAAACCCGGCAACGTCATCCTGGGCCCGGACGGTCCCCGGGTGATCGACTTCGGTATCGCGCGCTTCACCGACGCCACACAGCAGACCACGACCGTGGCGGGCACGCCCGCCTACATGGCGCCGGAGCAGATCCAGGGCCTGCCCGCGTCCCCGGCCGGCGACATGTTCTCGTGGGCGGCGGTCATGGCCTTCGCCGCCACCGGCCGACACGCCTTCCCGGGCGAGAACACCATGGCGGTGATCGACCGGGTGCTGAGCCAGGAGCCGGAGCTGGAGGGCGTGCCGGAACGGCTGCTGCCGGTCCTGCGCCGGTGCCTGGACAAGGATCCGGCCGCACGGCCGAGCGCGGTGCAGGTGCTGGACCGGCTGATCGGACGCACTCCGTCGGCGGCCGCGCCGGTGGCGCGCACGGCGGTGCTGGAGGAGGTGTCCACGGCCGTGGACCAGGGCACGGCGCGCATCCGCGTGGGGCCGTGGGTCCCGTTCGCGGCCGGGACCGCGGACCCGGCCACGGGAGGTGCGGCGACGGAGGAGGCCGTGGAAGGCGGGGCCGCGGACGCGACGGCGGCCGGGCCCGAGCCGGACACGTCGGCCGGGCCGGCTCCCGGTACCTCGAACGGCGCAGGCGCCTCGCCCCAGGGCGAGCACATACAGCGGGGCCCGGCGGACGCGGGTGCCGGTCCCGCCGCGGACCCGGCAGGCGGGGGCTCGGCGGGACACGGCGGTTCCGGCGGCGCGGGGGCACCCGGCACGGGCGCCGGCGACCGCTGGAGCCCGGACGAGGCTCCGACCGAGCGCGAGGGCTTCCCTGCCCCGGGCGGCGTCGCGCCCACGGCCCGGATCGGCGGCGCGCCGACGCGGGCCCTGTCGTCGCGGCCCGGGCGGGTGTCGGGGGGCCGGCGCTCGGACCGGCGCCGGAGGCGGCCGGCTCTGGTGACCGCGGGCCTGGTGGCGGTGCTCGGGGTGCTGGCGGCGGTGCTGCTGTGGTCCTCCGAGCGGGGCGCCCTCGATCCGGCGGTGCCCACCGGGTCGACTCCTTCCGACACCCCCGCGGACACCGTCTCCGATGAGCCGAGCCACTCCCAGGAGGAGGCCCCGGCCGAGGCGGTGGAGGAGGACGGATCGCCCGCCCCGGTGGAGGAGGGGACGCACGAGCCGGAGTGGACACCGCCCACGACGGACTGCCACGCCGACCCGCACGCCGAGGGGTGCGCGGGAACGGGCGGGTGCGAGGACGATCCCGCGGCCTGTGAGGAGACCACCGACGAGGGCGACCCGGGTACGGGCGAGGACACCGACGGCGGTGGCGAGGGCGGCGGCACCGGCGGCGGTGGCGAGGAAGGCGCCGGGGAAGGTACGGGGGACGGTACGGGCGGCGCGGGCCCCGATGCGGGGGGCGGCACCGCACCGCGGGACGGTGAGTTCACCACGACCGGCGACGACG